In Geminicoccaceae bacterium, a single window of DNA contains:
- the ppa gene encoding inorganic diphosphatase — MDLQKLPIGKNPPEEINVVIEVPLRSDPIKYEFDKDSGFIFVDRYLYTTMFYPCNYGFVPHTLAEDGDPIDVMVIGRMPVQAGAVMQVNPIGVLKMQDEAGMDEKILAKPIDRITQINRKVRSFKDVPEIDLQRIAHFFEHYKDLEPNKWVKVLGWGDTDEARSLIVEGIERYNNSK; from the coding sequence ATGGATCTTCAAAAACTGCCTATCGGCAAAAATCCACCCGAAGAGATTAATGTCGTGATCGAGGTTCCGCTCCGTTCGGATCCCATCAAGTACGAGTTCGACAAGGATTCGGGATTTATCTTCGTCGACCGTTATCTCTATACGACGATGTTCTACCCCTGCAATTATGGCTTCGTTCCGCACACTCTGGCCGAAGACGGCGATCCCATCGACGTGATGGTCATCGGACGCATGCCGGTTCAGGCCGGCGCAGTCATGCAGGTCAATCCGATCGGCGTCCTCAAGATGCAGGACGAGGCCGGCATGGACGAGAAGATCCTCGCCAAGCCGATCGACCGGATCACGCAGATCAACCGCAAGGTGCGCAGCTTCAAGGACGTCCCCGAAATCGACCTCCAGCGGATCGCCCACTTCTTCGAGCACTACAAGGACCTGGAGCCCAACAAATGGGTGAAGGTTCTGGGCTGGGGCGATACCGACGAGGCCAGGAGCCTGATCGTCGAGGGAATCGAACGGTACAACAACAGCAAGTAA
- a CDS encoding CBS domain-containing protein, translated as MKRQIMPGVIDGQQALCCVGPDSSAQEAAELMAERRIGAVLVMHDAKLVGILTERDMVFRVIAKGRNPQSTKVSEVMTADPITVKPSDSGTLALETMSERHFRHLPVLDGSDVLGIVSIRDLYEAIRGSLEEELRGAETLIYGDQYGSGTAA; from the coding sequence ATGAAACGACAAATCATGCCCGGTGTCATCGATGGCCAGCAGGCCCTGTGCTGCGTAGGCCCCGACTCATCGGCGCAGGAAGCTGCCGAACTCATGGCCGAGCGTCGCATCGGCGCCGTGCTGGTCATGCACGATGCCAAGCTCGTCGGTATCCTGACCGAACGTGACATGGTCTTTCGGGTCATCGCCAAGGGCAGAAATCCCCAATCGACGAAAGTCTCCGAAGTGATGACAGCTGACCCGATCACGGTGAAGCCCAGTGATAGCGGAACCCTCGCACTCGAAACGATGAGTGAGCGGCACTTCCGCCATTTGCCCGTGCTCGATGGCAGTGACGTGCTCGGCATCGTTTCGATACGCGACCTCTACGAGGCCATCCGGGGCAGCCTCGAAGAAGAATTGCGCGGAGCGGAAACCCTCATCTATGGCGACCAGTACGGCTCAGGCACCGCTGCCTGA
- a CDS encoding BolA family transcriptional regulator — MQEDTTVTGPVQTSLRQRIEQALQPVGLDIEDQSARHEGHAGARPQGESHFAVTVVSPAFAGMSRVARQRAVLDAVGDLMRSEIHALSITARAPGE; from the coding sequence ATGCAGGAGGATACAACCGTGACTGGACCCGTTCAGACCAGCTTGCGTCAGCGGATCGAGCAGGCATTGCAGCCGGTCGGTCTCGACATCGAGGACCAGTCGGCGCGCCATGAGGGGCATGCAGGTGCACGTCCTCAGGGTGAAAGCCATTTCGCGGTAACCGTGGTGAGTCCCGCCTTTGCCGGGATGAGCCGCGTCGCCCGCCAGCGTGCGGTACTTGACGCGGTCGGCGACCTCATGCGCTCGGAGATCCACGCCCTTTCGATCACTGCCCGGGCACCCGGGGAATGA
- a CDS encoding alcohol dehydrogenase catalytic domain-containing protein, with protein MDSIRVATFDGPGAPPVIREVKRPPIGPKAALIQIGCCGVCGTDLHILKGHWPKPLPWPFTLGHELAGVIVEKGDELTHDWSGKPIGVGSKIMLPPLMPCGFCDWCKRYPEQANKCLTPVYYGRYLGFDKPPHLWGGWAEAVYVDLEMLPGTKMYKLPDDMPLLLGSLSEPLTSCIRGFERAQRVGGFPWGATAVIQGTGPIGILAIAAAQEMGASRVIAVGAPETPRLELARAFGAEATVDIETHTTAQSRIDAVRAIVGGYGADLVMDCSGHPSAGPEGIEYLRDGGTYVEMGQFTDAGPIMTNWHRICTKDINLLGSWAFTANDLPKGVDMLDRARDRYPWSRMQTLFGFGEKEIGDAISAAIEMRAVKATIVPNRELCGI; from the coding sequence ATGGACAGCATTCGCGTTGCGACCTTTGACGGACCGGGCGCCCCGCCCGTCATCCGCGAGGTCAAGCGGCCGCCGATCGGGCCGAAGGCCGCCCTGATCCAGATCGGCTGCTGCGGGGTCTGCGGAACGGACCTGCACATCCTCAAGGGACACTGGCCCAAGCCCCTGCCCTGGCCGTTCACGCTCGGTCACGAGCTGGCTGGCGTCATCGTCGAAAAGGGTGACGAACTCACCCACGACTGGTCCGGCAAGCCGATCGGTGTGGGCAGCAAGATCATGCTGCCACCGCTCATGCCCTGCGGCTTCTGCGACTGGTGCAAGCGCTATCCTGAACAGGCCAACAAATGCCTTACGCCCGTCTATTACGGACGCTATCTGGGTTTTGACAAACCGCCGCATCTCTGGGGCGGATGGGCCGAAGCGGTCTATGTCGACCTGGAGATGCTGCCCGGCACCAAGATGTACAAATTGCCGGACGACATGCCCCTCCTGCTCGGCTCGCTGTCCGAGCCCCTCACCTCCTGCATTCGCGGTTTCGAACGGGCGCAGCGGGTCGGCGGCTTTCCATGGGGAGCCACGGCCGTCATCCAGGGTACGGGACCCATCGGCATCCTCGCCATCGCCGCCGCCCAGGAGATGGGGGCCTCACGGGTGATTGCCGTCGGCGCCCCGGAGACCCCCCGCCTCGAACTCGCCCGTGCATTCGGCGCCGAGGCGACGGTCGACATCGAGACCCATACCACGGCGCAATCCCGCATTGATGCCGTCCGCGCCATCGTCGGGGGCTATGGCGCCGATCTGGTGATGGACTGCTCTGGCCACCCGTCCGCCGGTCCCGAAGGAATCGAATACCTGCGCGATGGCGGGACCTATGTCGAAATGGGACAGTTTACCGATGCCGGCCCCATCATGACAAACTGGCACCGGATATGCACCAAGGACATCAATCTGCTGGGGTCCTGGGCCTTTACCGCCAATGACCTGCCCAAGGGAGTCGACATGCTCGACCGCGCCCGCGACCGCTATCCCTGGTCGAGGATGCAGACCCTTTTCGGCTTCGGCGAAAAGGAGATCGGCGATGCGATCAGCGCCGCCATCGAGATGCGCGCGGTCAAGGCCACCATCGTTCCCAACCGGGAGCTATGCGGGATCTGA
- a CDS encoding carbohydrate kinase, whose translation MTGGPLIGGIDAGTSRIRAIVFEPDGRVVATDERPTPVTVLGEGSAEHDMDSIVSAAMEALNGALAQLDNRRRVVSLAVASFGEAGTLVDGKGRPLCEVIAWYDTRTAGELTELNEWIDARSLHAVTGLCPDPTFTLLKLLWLKKHRAEAFGAAHCWLHIADYLAFYLSGVMGTDTSLASRTMALDLANGCWSNEILDAAGIRRSILAELLPMGMKLATVRPELASRLGLDPACVVATGGHDHVAAAVAIAANRPGTLMDSMGTAEALSLAHTAPMLRPEVGQVGLNQGLIEVGGERSYYLFGGLPTSAGAIEWFRRSMTGGEDHAQLIAAARDVQPGSQGVGFFPHLRLGSPPYPDPVARGAFYGLGADIGRAVLYRAVLEGVALDTAHILHSMLRFYPRDSVGRIIAVGGSTRNDLLMEIKAALYNRPIEIAVMPEAVSLGAAMLGGMAAGVYASLGEAQAACRPLSRRVEPDPSLLWAPREKLMMRYAHGYLLKRELCNSQTM comes from the coding sequence ATGACAGGCGGGCCTCTGATCGGCGGCATCGATGCCGGTACCAGCCGGATCCGCGCAATCGTCTTCGAGCCCGATGGCCGCGTCGTCGCGACCGATGAGAGGCCCACTCCGGTCACCGTGCTCGGCGAGGGTTCGGCCGAGCACGATATGGACAGCATCGTCTCCGCGGCCATGGAGGCCCTGAACGGTGCGCTGGCACAGCTTGACAATCGCCGTCGCGTGGTCTCGCTGGCGGTCGCCAGCTTCGGTGAGGCCGGCACCCTGGTCGATGGCAAGGGCCGCCCGCTGTGCGAAGTGATCGCGTGGTACGATACGCGTACTGCTGGCGAACTCACCGAACTGAACGAGTGGATCGATGCCCGGAGCCTGCATGCGGTCACCGGCCTCTGCCCCGATCCGACCTTCACCCTGCTCAAGCTCCTCTGGCTGAAGAAACACCGTGCCGAGGCGTTCGGCGCGGCTCATTGCTGGCTTCACATTGCCGACTATCTGGCTTTTTACCTGTCGGGTGTCATGGGCACCGATACGAGCCTTGCATCGCGCACCATGGCGCTGGATCTGGCCAATGGCTGCTGGTCAAACGAGATTCTCGATGCGGCCGGCATTCGCAGGAGCATCCTCGCCGAACTGCTGCCGATGGGGATGAAACTCGCGACCGTGCGCCCGGAACTCGCATCGCGGCTGGGGCTTGATCCCGCCTGCGTGGTGGCGACGGGCGGGCACGACCATGTGGCCGCGGCGGTCGCGATAGCCGCCAACCGGCCCGGGACGCTGATGGACAGCATGGGGACGGCCGAAGCGCTCAGTCTTGCCCATACGGCACCGATGCTGCGGCCGGAGGTCGGGCAGGTGGGCCTCAACCAGGGACTCATCGAGGTCGGCGGCGAAAGGAGCTATTACCTGTTCGGCGGGCTTCCGACATCTGCCGGTGCGATCGAATGGTTCAGGAGGTCCATGACCGGTGGCGAGGATCATGCGCAACTGATCGCTGCAGCGCGCGACGTGCAACCGGGTAGTCAGGGGGTGGGCTTTTTCCCGCATCTGCGGCTGGGGTCGCCGCCCTATCCCGATCCGGTCGCCCGCGGTGCGTTCTACGGGCTGGGTGCGGATATCGGGCGGGCGGTGCTCTATCGCGCCGTACTTGAGGGAGTGGCACTCGATACTGCCCATATCCTGCACTCGATGCTGCGTTTTTATCCGCGGGACAGCGTCGGGCGGATCATCGCCGTTGGTGGCAGTACACGCAACGACCTGCTGATGGAGATCAAGGCGGCACTGTACAATCGGCCCATCGAGATTGCCGTGATGCCCGAGGCCGTCTCCCTGGGTGCTGCCATGCTGGGTGGTATGGCCGCCGGCGTCTACGCTTCACTGGGTGAAGCGCAGGCGGCATGCAGGCCCTTGTCGCGCCGGGTGGAACCTGATCCCTCGCTGCTGTGGGCACCGCGGGAGAAGCTCATGATGCGCTACGCCCACGGTTATCTCCTCAAGCGCGAATTATGCAACTCGCAGACGATGTGA
- a CDS encoding fructose-bisphosphate aldolase: MQFADPDQKMLVIAMDHGRAMGAVRGLEDPGAVIETVIDAGADAIMTSFGIVKRYHENLIGRIPTYMRLDGGPSLIREKWLENEEWQLLHDFSLARELGVEGGCVMYFMGAPCESATMQIVADCAHDSFEAEMPLMVEALPCKHPGIPDTNDAQMMADACRIAFEHGADILKTYYPGTVDGFRKIVESTPAPVLIAGGPKLDSDLAVLEMVAGTMEAGGRGVVFGRNIWQHANPAGMVRALHAVIHSGARASDAEGLLHK, encoded by the coding sequence ATGCAATTCGCGGATCCTGACCAGAAGATGCTGGTGATTGCCATGGACCACGGACGGGCCATGGGCGCGGTGAGGGGGCTTGAAGATCCGGGCGCGGTGATCGAGACCGTCATCGACGCAGGCGCGGATGCCATCATGACCAGTTTCGGCATCGTCAAGCGCTATCACGAGAACCTGATCGGGCGAATCCCCACCTATATGCGTCTCGATGGAGGGCCTTCGCTGATCAGGGAAAAGTGGCTGGAAAATGAGGAATGGCAGCTCCTCCATGATTTCTCATTGGCCCGCGAACTCGGTGTGGAAGGCGGCTGCGTAATGTATTTCATGGGTGCGCCCTGCGAGAGCGCCACCATGCAGATCGTTGCCGATTGTGCCCATGACAGCTTCGAGGCCGAGATGCCGCTCATGGTCGAGGCCCTGCCCTGCAAGCATCCGGGCATTCCGGACACCAACGATGCGCAGATGATGGCCGATGCCTGTCGCATTGCCTTCGAGCATGGCGCGGATATCCTCAAGACCTACTATCCCGGTACGGTCGATGGATTTCGCAAAATCGTGGAATCCACACCCGCACCCGTGTTGATTGCCGGCGGGCCCAAGCTCGACAGCGATCTTGCCGTACTGGAGATGGTTGCCGGCACGATGGAAGCGGGTGGCAGGGGCGTCGTCTTCGGGCGCAACATCTGGCAGCACGCCAATCCGGCCGGCATGGTTCGCGCCCTGCATGCGGTAATTCATTCCGGCGCCCGCGCGAGCGATGCCGAAGGCCTGCTGCACAAATGA
- a CDS encoding amidase, with product MNFEEYRREDAVGLASLVARGDVKPVELLDLALARRDEVDGDLNTITIDDEPFARRTLADVLPVGRFSGVPFLLKDLYAFLGGTAISNGSRLVGSFVAPHESTLIARMRQAGVVIFGKTNAPEFGLNVTTEPKLHGPTRNPWNREYMAGGSSGGSAAAVAAGIVPMAHATDGGGSIRIPASCCGLVGLKPSRQRNPTGPDLGEGWNGLACGHVISRSVRDTALMLDALSGPEPGDIYACPPSPVTFSEALEIEPMGLRVALMLDTPSGQPVHDDCREATLVAAKALEEMGHHVEEACPKLDAAALRDAMMVVVCANVANDLPTWSKMTGHPVNEENVERCTLLMMERGFGLPAARLVGALQIIQRAARTLGRFFQSYDLLLSPTLGLPPARLGWLDQDMDDLDVYVERQMAQVPLTQISNMTGLPSISLPLHWNGGGLPIGVMLGTRLGGDDLLVSLAARLEEARPWKHRHAPV from the coding sequence ATGAATTTCGAGGAATACCGCAGGGAGGATGCGGTCGGACTGGCTTCGCTCGTGGCCCGCGGGGACGTCAAGCCGGTCGAGTTGCTGGATCTGGCGCTTGCCCGTCGCGATGAGGTTGACGGCGATCTCAACACCATCACGATCGACGACGAGCCCTTCGCGCGCCGGACTCTTGCCGATGTGTTGCCCGTGGGGCGGTTCAGCGGCGTCCCGTTCCTGCTCAAGGACCTTTATGCCTTTTTGGGGGGGACGGCCATCAGCAATGGCAGCCGGCTGGTCGGATCCTTTGTGGCACCCCACGAGAGTACGCTGATCGCGCGCATGAGGCAGGCAGGCGTCGTGATCTTCGGCAAGACCAATGCGCCCGAATTCGGCCTCAACGTTACCACCGAACCGAAACTGCACGGTCCCACCCGCAATCCCTGGAATCGCGAATACATGGCCGGAGGCTCGTCGGGCGGTTCGGCAGCGGCAGTGGCGGCCGGGATCGTCCCCATGGCGCACGCCACGGATGGCGGGGGATCGATCCGCATTCCCGCGTCGTGCTGCGGCCTCGTGGGCCTCAAGCCGAGCCGCCAGCGCAATCCCACGGGCCCCGATCTCGGCGAGGGCTGGAACGGTCTCGCCTGCGGCCATGTCATCAGTCGCTCGGTTCGCGATACAGCCTTGATGCTGGACGCGCTGAGCGGTCCGGAACCGGGCGACATCTATGCCTGCCCTCCTTCGCCGGTGACCTTCAGCGAGGCGCTGGAAATCGAGCCCATGGGGCTGCGCGTGGCGTTGATGCTCGACACGCCTTCGGGGCAGCCGGTGCATGACGATTGCCGCGAGGCGACGCTGGTCGCGGCGAAGGCGCTGGAGGAGATGGGCCATCATGTCGAGGAAGCCTGTCCGAAGCTCGATGCCGCCGCCCTTCGCGATGCGATGATGGTCGTGGTCTGCGCCAATGTCGCCAATGACCTGCCGACCTGGTCGAAGATGACCGGCCATCCGGTCAACGAGGAGAATGTCGAGCGCTGCACCCTTCTCATGATGGAGCGGGGGTTCGGGCTGCCGGCTGCCCGGCTGGTCGGTGCCTTGCAGATCATCCAGCGTGCCGCCCGCACGCTTGGCCGCTTTTTCCAGAGTTACGACCTGCTGCTGTCGCCAACCCTGGGTCTGCCGCCGGCAAGGCTGGGCTGGCTCGATCAGGACATGGACGATCTCGATGTCTATGTCGAACGCCAGATGGCCCAGGTGCCATTGACGCAGATTTCCAACATGACCGGCCTGCCGTCGATCAGCCTGCCGCTGCATTGGAATGGCGGCGGTCTTCCCATTGGCGTAATGCTGGGCACGCGTCTTGGCGGAGATGACTTGCTGGTGAGCCTGGCGGCGCGGCTGGAGGAAGCCCGGCCGTGGAAACATCGTCATGCGCCGGTCTGA
- a CDS encoding sulfotransferase, translating into MTSQRFDRESRELLDLFARRRFDDAIEHGNRFIERWPDQAFGYKVTGVSCHELKRHAEARDRLLKALELKPEDGETLLNLGVVLFSLDELAPAKEILLRAQKLYPEDGNVYSRLGFIYFREGQYQIARHLLEKAIAFDPQRSEAHKTLGDTLMELGETDLAIFHLERSLELRPNFVLAMINLAILYDNNGSPHRAIELLEKVIELNPDNSAAISNLGTSLIRSGRFEEAMDFFRHVQSIDADHPEAFRQLAIGRQYGADDAMVRHMAERFEDERLPIADRVLIGFGLGTIFDRAARHEEAFSAYSRANTLHRSTLDYDIGREIATVTRIMETCDTGYFAGLGHIDVDVCQESPIFIIGSPRSGSTLVEQIISAHPDVAGAGEVPFMRQISDRLCNEALKPFPEPLLMFKSDTAAILGRDYMKKLRDRAGTEANRFTDKLLYNFLFIGLIQRILPRAKIIHVKRNPLDSCLSMYFLKFAIGQNYSYDLTELGQYYRLYQKLMNHWHEVLPGRIHEISYENLVADIEGTTRSLLDHCEIPFHPACLDFHKNKRQVITASNAQVREKLFTRSISRSDPYLPWLGPLIDALDRSPLPASSRTGSAPADPQSSPQAGGSNPPSRMEHHDQTRSPAG; encoded by the coding sequence ATGACCAGCCAACGCTTCGACCGGGAATCGCGCGAACTTCTGGACCTGTTCGCCCGGCGTCGTTTTGACGATGCCATCGAACATGGGAATCGCTTCATCGAACGCTGGCCCGACCAGGCCTTCGGCTACAAGGTCACCGGAGTTTCATGCCACGAACTCAAACGTCATGCCGAAGCCCGCGACCGGCTCTTGAAAGCGCTTGAGCTCAAGCCCGAGGATGGCGAAACCCTGCTCAATCTCGGCGTCGTTCTTTTCAGCCTCGACGAACTCGCACCCGCCAAGGAGATATTGCTGCGGGCACAAAAGCTGTATCCGGAAGATGGGAATGTCTATTCGCGACTGGGCTTCATCTATTTCAGGGAAGGACAATACCAGATCGCCCGCCATCTCCTTGAAAAGGCGATAGCCTTCGATCCTCAACGCAGCGAGGCCCACAAGACACTGGGGGACACGCTGATGGAACTGGGCGAAACGGATCTCGCCATCTTCCATCTCGAACGCTCGCTCGAACTGAGGCCGAACTTCGTTCTGGCGATGATCAACCTTGCCATCCTGTACGACAACAATGGCTCACCCCATCGCGCGATAGAACTTCTCGAAAAAGTCATCGAGCTCAATCCCGACAACTCCGCAGCCATCTCAAATCTCGGTACTTCCCTGATACGGTCGGGCCGGTTCGAAGAGGCGATGGATTTTTTCCGCCATGTCCAATCCATCGATGCCGACCATCCGGAAGCCTTCCGGCAACTGGCCATCGGGCGCCAGTACGGTGCCGATGACGCGATGGTCAGGCACATGGCGGAAAGGTTCGAAGACGAACGGCTGCCGATCGCGGATCGCGTCCTGATCGGCTTCGGCCTCGGCACCATTTTCGATCGGGCCGCTCGCCACGAGGAAGCGTTCTCGGCCTATTCGCGCGCCAACACGCTGCACCGCTCGACACTCGATTACGATATCGGTCGGGAGATCGCGACGGTAACCCGCATCATGGAAACCTGCGACACCGGATACTTTGCCGGTCTCGGCCATATCGATGTCGACGTGTGTCAGGAATCGCCCATCTTCATCATCGGTTCGCCACGCTCGGGCAGCACGCTGGTCGAACAGATCATTTCCGCGCATCCCGACGTTGCCGGCGCGGGCGAGGTTCCCTTCATGCGCCAGATCTCCGACCGGCTCTGCAACGAAGCGCTCAAGCCGTTCCCCGAACCGTTGCTGATGTTCAAGAGCGACACGGCCGCCATTCTCGGCCGCGACTACATGAAGAAGCTGCGTGACCGGGCAGGCACGGAGGCAAATCGATTCACTGACAAATTGCTGTACAATTTCCTGTTCATCGGCCTGATCCAGCGCATTCTCCCCAGGGCGAAGATCATACATGTGAAGAGAAATCCCCTGGACAGCTGCCTGTCCATGTATTTCCTCAAATTTGCCATCGGGCAAAACTATTCCTACGATCTTACGGAGCTCGGCCAATATTATCGACTCTACCAGAAATTGATGAATCACTGGCACGAAGTCCTGCCGGGCCGGATCCATGAAATCAGCTACGAAAACCTCGTTGCCGATATCGAAGGCACGACACGTTCACTTCTCGATCACTGCGAGATTCCGTTCCATCCTGCCTGTCTCGATTTTCACAAGAACAAGCGACAGGTGATCACGGCCAGCAATGCGCAGGTGCGGGAAAAGCTCTTTACCCGATCGATCTCCCGCTCCGACCCGTACCTTCCATGGCTCGGCCCGCTGATCGACGCCCTCGACCGCTCTCCCCTGCCCGCCTCTTCAAGGACTGGCAGCGCTCCGGCCGACCCGCAGTCATCGCCGCAAGCCGGCGGATCCAACCCGCCAAGCCGGATGGAGCATCACGATCAGACAAGATCCCCGGCAGGATAA
- a CDS encoding methyl-accepting chemotaxis protein — MFFSRFSIAQSFNVLAVTGTAVVLALGASLFFFSVSEKEANQAEQNRYQSMLLADELRQSSDDLTRLGRTYVVTKDPSFKRQYMDVLAIRDGKKPRPKDYNRIYWDFVSAGIAQPNPPTVAVPLLELMRKAGFTQAEFDKLEQAKANSDGLVNLEVEAMNLVEGRDKNGNPIASPDHDRAIQLLHSPEYHKYKADIMVHVDEFLEMLDKRTEAEVQASVTRANVFYYMTLGFSAALALVLLSMAMLFRNRAIKGWAEVQTAIAAMAQGNKNMAIPGLDRMDEIGDMARAIEQSRSETRIIIDRVANDIQSRLGEVVGMITEASRAIQTDSSEVQERSNDASNQTQKALDVMRSTDSQVQAVAAAAEEMLASVNEISQQLGRAQSFSQETVSQTEHTDHTVAELADAADRIGQVVQLISEIAEQTNLLALNATIEAARAGEAGKGFAVVAQEVKTLAAQTASATAEISGQISGIQNVSGKAVDAIKEIRRSIERIDDATNCVAVAVQQQSSATEEISRNCHATANGTRDVMNHVDEVGQVQQNVYAASERLQALSDNLARQASSLSSNVHEIVDDLRSA; from the coding sequence ATGTTCTTCTCACGCTTCTCGATCGCACAGTCGTTCAATGTCCTGGCGGTTACGGGAACCGCCGTAGTGCTGGCACTGGGGGCCAGCCTGTTCTTCTTCAGCGTCTCGGAAAAGGAAGCCAACCAGGCCGAGCAGAACCGCTATCAATCGATGCTGCTGGCCGACGAACTTCGCCAGAGTTCCGATGACCTGACGAGGCTGGGACGGACCTACGTCGTCACGAAAGATCCGAGCTTCAAGCGGCAATACATGGATGTCCTGGCCATTCGGGATGGCAAGAAGCCGCGTCCGAAGGACTACAACCGGATCTACTGGGACTTCGTTTCGGCCGGCATTGCCCAGCCGAACCCGCCGACCGTGGCCGTTCCGTTGCTCGAACTGATGCGCAAGGCCGGTTTTACCCAGGCTGAATTCGACAAGCTGGAACAGGCCAAGGCCAATTCCGACGGGTTGGTCAACCTCGAGGTCGAGGCCATGAACCTGGTCGAGGGTCGCGACAAGAACGGCAACCCGATCGCCAGCCCGGACCATGACCGTGCGATCCAGCTGCTGCATTCGCCGGAGTACCACAAGTACAAGGCGGATATCATGGTCCATGTCGACGAGTTCCTTGAAATGCTCGACAAGAGGACCGAAGCTGAAGTGCAGGCCTCGGTGACGAGGGCGAATGTCTTCTATTATATGACCCTGGGTTTCAGTGCGGCGCTGGCGCTGGTTCTCCTCTCCATGGCAATGCTGTTCCGCAATCGCGCCATCAAGGGCTGGGCAGAAGTCCAGACCGCCATTGCCGCCATGGCCCAGGGCAACAAGAACATGGCCATTCCCGGTCTCGACCGGATGGACGAAATCGGCGACATGGCCCGCGCCATCGAGCAATCGCGCTCGGAAACCCGGATCATCATCGACAGGGTCGCCAATGACATCCAGAGCCGCCTCGGGGAAGTGGTCGGAATGATTACCGAGGCATCACGCGCCATTCAGACCGACTCCAGCGAGGTGCAGGAGCGCAGCAATGATGCGTCCAACCAGACGCAAAAGGCCCTGGACGTCATGCGCTCAACCGACTCCCAGGTACAGGCGGTAGCCGCCGCTGCCGAAGAAATGCTGGCCTCGGTCAACGAAATCAGTCAGCAGTTGGGCCGTGCCCAGAGCTTCTCGCAGGAGACGGTGTCGCAGACCGAGCACACCGACCACACGGTAGCCGAACTTGCGGACGCCGCCGACCGCATCGGCCAGGTTGTCCAGCTGATTTCCGAAATCGCCGAGCAGACCAACCTGCTGGCCCTCAACGCCACGATCGAAGCTGCCCGGGCAGGAGAAGCCGGCAAGGGCTTTGCCGTGGTCGCGCAGGAGGTCAAGACACTCGCGGCGCAAACGGCCAGTGCTACCGCCGAAATCAGCGGCCAGATCTCCGGCATCCAGAATGTCAGCGGCAAGGCCGTCGACGCGATCAAGGAGATCCGCAGATCAATCGAGCGCATTGACGATGCGACCAACTGCGTTGCCGTCGCCGTGCAGCAACAGAGCTCTGCCACCGAGGAAATTTCGCGCAACTGCCACGCCACCGCAAACGGTACGCGCGACGTGATGAACCACGTCGATGAGGTTGGCCAGGTTCAGCAGAATGTCTATGCAGCGAGCGAGCGGTTGCAGGCACTCAGCGACAATCTTGCCCGTCAGGCAAGCAGCCTCTCGTCAAATGTCCATGAAATCGTCGATGACCTTCGCTCCGCCTGA